DNA sequence from the Pedobacter sp. W3I1 genome:
AATTGCAACTATTTTTAAAAAATAAACCTGCAATGTGTTTAAGCGAAATCCCTACAAACTCCCCTTTCGCTGCCCCAAACTCAACATTGGGTTACCTAAATACGATTATGGTATTAAGATAAAACACAGCGTTAAAAGCTAACCAAAACGCTACACTTCTTATGGCCATTTGAAGCAAATATTTAAAATGATTATTTATTTAGAACCACACAATCATGAAAAGGAATATTATTGCTATAGCCATAGTTTTAACAATTTTTGGCTGCCAGAAATCAAATGAAAAGTATGCAAGTGCCGATGCTGTCAGCACACAGGAGCTGAACAAAGAATCTGCAGATACTACAGCAGCCGAAAAAATCATTAAAACTGCAGACATGCGTTTTCGGGTTAAAGATGTTCAAAACACCAAAGAACAGCTTAGCAAAACCATTAAAGCCGAGGGCGGAACAGTGGCTGAGTTTTCTATTGAAAGCTCTATCCAGGAAACGGATAAGGTTAAACAATCTACCGATTCATTAAAAGAAATTACCTCCTATCGTACACAGGGTTATTTGGTAGCCAGGGTTCCGTCAGAGAAACTAGACGAATTTACCAATACCATCGCAAAAATGGCTGTCTTTGTAGATCACCAATCGATGAAAATGGACGATCAAAGTATCGCTTATTTAGCCAATAAACTAAAAGCTCAGAATCGAGTTGATGCGATTGAAAAGATCAATAAAGTAGCCTCGAAAAAAAGCGCCAATGTTGAATCTTCTCTTTACATCAAAGACGATTATGTGGATAAGAAAATCGAGAATATGCAAATCGATAGTCGTGTAAAATTCAGTACCATTACCCTTAATTTTTACCAGGATAATACCGTTAAAACGATGATTGTTGCCAATGACAATTTGTACGACTACCGCCCGGCATTTATAAACAGGCTTTGGTTAGGTATTGTAAATGGCTGGACGATCTTTAAAGAAATCATTATTGCTATTTCCAATTTGTGGATGTTAATATTGGTTGGTGTTGCAATCTTCTTCACTATAAAATATTTTGTTCGTAAGAATAAATTAGCAATGGAAGAGGCTACAAAAAATATGATTGATCGTGCTCGGCAATAAGAATTATTCTATCGGTTGTCAGTCTGAGCGTAGTCGAAGACGTTTTTATAATTGAAAATAAAGATAGTTGTCCGTCGACTACACTACCATTGACAGGCTCCTATAAAAGAGGCGTCATCTCGACTGGAGTGCAACGGAATGGAGAGATCTTTGAACCCAGTTATTGAAATGAAATTTAAAAGATTTCTCCACTACGGTCGAAATGACGACACTTAGAGGCGATTTACCACCTTAAATTCTTCTGTCATTATATTGATTTTATACAATAAATACCCCCCCAGGATTGACATCCTTTTTTTATCTACTAACTAATATTATGGTGGTTCACCAACGCCCTCCATGGTCCGTGTCCGCACGGACCACTTTAAAATATAAATTTAATAAATAAATAGACCCTGAAATAAATTCAGGGTGACGGGAACTTGGAAATGAGAACTACTTCTTTGCCTTAACCGCCAAACCTTTAACCTTAGTTTTATTATCGCTTACAAAAGACTCCCAACCCGAATAGGTTTTAGATTTACCACCTGTGGCAATTTTTTGGAACGAATGACAAACGGCTACAGCCAAGCCATCGGT
Encoded proteins:
- a CDS encoding DUF4349 domain-containing protein; its protein translation is MKRNIIAIAIVLTIFGCQKSNEKYASADAVSTQELNKESADTTAAEKIIKTADMRFRVKDVQNTKEQLSKTIKAEGGTVAEFSIESSIQETDKVKQSTDSLKEITSYRTQGYLVARVPSEKLDEFTNTIAKMAVFVDHQSMKMDDQSIAYLANKLKAQNRVDAIEKINKVASKKSANVESSLYIKDDYVDKKIENMQIDSRVKFSTITLNFYQDNTVKTMIVANDNLYDYRPAFINRLWLGIVNGWTIFKEIIIAISNLWMLILVGVAIFFTIKYFVRKNKLAMEEATKNMIDRARQ